The proteins below are encoded in one region of Rhizobacter sp.:
- the nusA gene encoding transcription termination/antitermination protein NusA has product MNRELLMLVDAISREKSVDREVVFNAVEAALASASKKLHGGEVDIRVTIDRESGDYETFRRWHVVPNEAGLQLPDSEILLFEAQEQIPDIEVDDYIEEPVESVTIGRIGAQAAKQVILQKIRDAEREQLLNDFLARGEKIFVGTVKRLDKGDIIVESGRVEGRLKRSEMIPKENLRSGDRVRAFITGVDPTLRGPQIMLSRSAPGFMIELFGQEVPEIEQGLLEIKSCARDPGSRAKIAVISHDKRVDPIGTCVGVRGSRVNAVTNELAGERVDIVLWSEDPAQFVIGALAPANVQSIVVDEERHAMDVVVDEENLAIAIGRGGQNVRLASEMTGWRINIMTAEESQAKQNEESDAVRTLFVEKLDVDAEVADILIAEGFSSLEEVAYVPMQEMLEIEGFDEDTVNELRTRAKDALLTMEIVREEKVDDVSQNLKDLDGLTPQLIAKLADGGVHTRDDLADLAVDELTDMTGVGEDEAKALIMKAREHWFTT; this is encoded by the coding sequence ATGAATCGTGAACTGCTGATGCTGGTGGATGCCATCTCGCGCGAAAAGAGCGTGGATCGCGAAGTCGTGTTCAACGCCGTCGAGGCGGCCCTGGCCTCTGCCAGCAAGAAGCTGCATGGCGGCGAGGTGGACATCCGCGTCACCATCGATCGAGAGAGCGGCGACTACGAGACCTTCCGCCGTTGGCATGTGGTGCCCAACGAAGCCGGCCTGCAACTCCCCGACTCCGAGATACTGCTCTTTGAAGCGCAGGAGCAGATCCCCGACATCGAGGTCGACGACTACATCGAAGAGCCGGTCGAGTCGGTGACCATCGGCCGCATCGGTGCACAGGCGGCCAAGCAGGTGATCCTGCAGAAGATCCGCGACGCCGAGCGCGAACAGCTGCTGAACGACTTCCTCGCCCGCGGCGAGAAGATCTTCGTCGGCACTGTCAAGCGTCTCGACAAGGGCGACATCATCGTCGAATCGGGCCGCGTCGAAGGCCGCTTGAAGCGCAGCGAAATGATCCCGAAGGAAAACCTCCGTTCGGGCGACCGCGTGCGTGCCTTCATCACCGGCGTCGACCCGACGCTGCGTGGCCCGCAGATCATGCTGTCGCGCAGCGCGCCCGGTTTCATGATCGAACTCTTCGGCCAGGAAGTGCCCGAGATCGAACAAGGTCTGCTCGAGATCAAGAGCTGCGCCCGCGACCCCGGCTCACGCGCCAAGATCGCCGTGATCTCGCACGACAAGCGCGTCGACCCCATCGGCACCTGTGTCGGCGTGCGCGGCTCGCGCGTCAATGCCGTGACCAATGAACTCGCCGGCGAACGTGTCGACATCGTGCTGTGGTCGGAAGACCCAGCCCAATTCGTGATCGGTGCGCTGGCCCCGGCCAACGTGCAGTCGATCGTGGTGGACGAAGAACGCCATGCGATGGACGTGGTGGTCGACGAGGAAAACCTCGCCATCGCCATCGGCCGCGGCGGCCAGAACGTGCGCCTCGCGTCCGAGATGACCGGCTGGCGCATCAACATCATGACCGCCGAAGAGTCGCAGGCGAAGCAGAACGAAGAGAGCGATGCCGTGCGCACGCTCTTCGTCGAGAAGCTCGACGTCGATGCCGAGGTGGCCGACATCCTCATCGCCGAGGGTTTCAGCAGCCTGGAAGAAGTGGCCTACGTGCCCATGCAGGAAATGCTGGAAATCGAAGGCTTCGACGAAGACACCGTCAACGAGCTGCGCACCCGTGCCAAGGATGCGCTGCTCACGATGGAGATCGTGCGCGAAGAGAAGGTCGACGACGTCTCTCAGAACCTGAAAGACCTCGATGGCCTCACGCCGCAGCTCATCGCCAAACTCGCCGACGGGGGTGTGCACACCCGCGACGACCTGGCCGATCTGGCCGTCGACGAACTCACCGACATGACCGGTGTGGGCGAAGACGAAGCCAAGGCGCTGATCATGAAGGCTCGTGAACACTGGTTCACCACCTGA
- the typA gene encoding translational GTPase TypA, producing MTRQIRNIAIIAHVDHGKTTMVDQLLRQSGTFAEHEKVVDTVMDNNAIERERGITILAKNCAVSWQGTHINIVDTPGHADFGGEVERALSMVDGVVLLIDAQEGPMPQTRFVTKKALALGLKPIVVVNKVDKPGAKPDAVINAAFDLFDKLGASDEQLDFPVVYASGINGWSSLTEGAPGEQWGPDMSALFDTILKHVPPNAGDPSAPLQLQISALDFSSFVGRIGVGRISQGTLKPAMDVLVMEGPDGKATKGRINQVLTFQGLDRMQTTEAGPGDIVLINGIEDIGIGVTVTSPTDPAPLPMLKVDEPTLTMNFCVNTSPLAGREGKYVTSRQIWDRLQKELQHNVALRVKETDEDGIFEVSGRGELHLTILLENMRREGYELAVSKPRVVFKDIDGVKCEPIELVTADVEEQHQGGVMQALGERKGEMVNMEPDGRGRVRLEYRIPARGLIGFSNEFMNLTRGSGLISNIFDGYEPHKGDIGGRKNGVLISMDDGEIFTYALGKLDDRGRMFVKANDPVYEGMIVGIHNRDNDLVVNATRTKQLTNFRVSGKEDAIKITPPIDLTLEYGVEFIDDDELVEITPKSIRVRKRHLKEHERKRASREAA from the coding sequence ATGACAAGACAGATCCGCAACATCGCCATCATCGCCCACGTCGACCATGGCAAAACCACCATGGTGGACCAGCTGCTTCGCCAGTCGGGCACCTTCGCCGAGCACGAAAAAGTGGTCGACACCGTGATGGACAACAACGCCATCGAACGCGAACGTGGCATCACCATCCTGGCGAAGAACTGCGCCGTGAGCTGGCAGGGCACGCACATCAACATCGTCGACACCCCGGGTCACGCCGACTTCGGCGGCGAGGTCGAGCGTGCGCTGTCGATGGTCGATGGTGTGGTGCTGTTGATCGATGCCCAGGAAGGTCCGATGCCGCAGACGCGCTTCGTGACCAAGAAGGCGCTGGCCCTCGGCCTGAAGCCCATCGTTGTCGTGAACAAGGTCGACAAGCCCGGCGCCAAGCCCGACGCCGTGATCAACGCTGCCTTCGACCTCTTCGACAAGCTGGGCGCGAGCGATGAGCAGCTCGACTTCCCCGTCGTCTACGCCTCGGGCATCAACGGCTGGTCGTCGCTGACGGAAGGCGCTCCCGGCGAGCAGTGGGGCCCTGACATGTCGGCGCTCTTCGACACGATCCTGAAGCACGTGCCGCCGAATGCCGGGGACCCCAGCGCGCCGCTGCAGCTGCAGATCTCGGCGCTAGACTTCTCGAGCTTCGTCGGCCGCATCGGCGTGGGCCGCATCAGCCAGGGCACCTTGAAGCCAGCGATGGACGTGCTCGTGATGGAAGGCCCGGACGGCAAGGCCACCAAGGGCCGCATCAACCAGGTGCTGACCTTCCAGGGCCTGGATCGCATGCAGACCACCGAAGCCGGCCCCGGCGACATCGTGCTGATCAACGGCATCGAAGACATCGGCATCGGCGTCACCGTCACCAGCCCCACCGACCCGGCCCCGCTGCCCATGCTGAAGGTCGACGAGCCCACGCTCACGATGAACTTCTGCGTCAACACCAGCCCGCTGGCCGGCCGCGAAGGCAAGTACGTGACGAGCCGCCAGATCTGGGACCGCCTGCAGAAGGAACTGCAGCACAACGTGGCCCTGCGCGTGAAAGAGACCGACGAAGACGGCATCTTCGAAGTCTCGGGCCGCGGCGAACTGCACCTCACCATCCTGCTGGAAAACATGCGCCGCGAAGGCTACGAGCTGGCCGTGAGCAAGCCGCGCGTCGTCTTCAAGGACATCGACGGCGTGAAGTGCGAGCCGATCGAACTCGTGACCGCCGACGTGGAAGAGCAGCACCAGGGCGGCGTGATGCAGGCGCTGGGCGAGCGCAAGGGCGAGATGGTCAACATGGAGCCGGACGGCCGGGGCCGCGTGCGCCTCGAGTACCGCATCCCCGCGCGGGGCCTCATTGGCTTCAGCAACGAGTTCATGAACCTGACCCGCGGTTCCGGCCTCATCAGCAACATCTTCGACGGCTACGAGCCGCACAAGGGCGACATCGGTGGCCGCAAGAACGGCGTGCTGATCTCGATGGACGACGGTGAAATCTTCACCTACGCGCTCGGCAAGCTCGACGACCGCGGCCGCATGTTCGTGAAGGCGAACGACCCGGTGTACGAAGGCATGATCGTCGGCATCCACAACCGCGACAACGACCTCGTCGTGAACGCTACCCGCACGAAGCAGCTCACCAACTTCCGCGTGTCGGGCAAGGAAGACGCGATCAAGATCACGCCGCCGATCGACCTCACGCTGGAATACGGCGTGGAATTCATCGACGACGACGAGCTGGTCGAAATCACGCCCAAGTCGATCCGCGTGCGCAAGCGCCACCTCAAGGAACACGAGCGCAAGAGGGCCTCGCGCGAAGCGGCCTGA
- the glk gene encoding glucokinase, whose amino-acid sequence MSESSYPRLLGDVGGTNARFAWQAAAGRPIESVCTYPCKDHPSLLAALQHYLKEQGKPVPHSCSIGIATPLVGDEVKMTNHHWSFSISALELALGVKRLLVINDFTALALSLPSLPAEDLVQVGGGQPKAGAPVALLGPGTGLGVSGLLPAPRGGGLVPIMGEGGHVTLSPTNDREEAVTRALRDRFGHASAERALSGPGLVNLYQALCGIDGVDASLQTAAEVSDAAVNGSNTQAVESLALFLSMLGTVAGNLALSLGALGGVYVGGGILPRLGGERIARSGFRAAFEQKGRYRDYLASIPVYVIVAKQSPALAGASRALDEL is encoded by the coding sequence ATGAGTGAGTCTTCCTACCCCCGCCTGCTGGGCGATGTCGGCGGCACGAATGCCCGTTTTGCCTGGCAAGCCGCCGCGGGCCGGCCGATCGAGTCGGTCTGCACCTACCCGTGCAAGGATCACCCGTCGTTGCTCGCCGCGCTGCAGCACTACCTGAAGGAGCAGGGCAAGCCCGTGCCGCATTCGTGCAGCATCGGCATTGCCACGCCGCTGGTGGGCGACGAGGTGAAGATGACCAACCACCATTGGTCGTTCTCGATCTCGGCCCTGGAGCTGGCGCTCGGGGTGAAGCGGTTGCTGGTCATCAATGACTTCACCGCGCTCGCCTTGTCTTTGCCAAGCCTGCCCGCAGAGGACCTGGTGCAGGTGGGCGGTGGCCAGCCGAAGGCGGGTGCGCCGGTGGCCTTGCTCGGGCCCGGGACGGGGCTCGGCGTGTCGGGCCTGCTGCCGGCACCCCGTGGGGGCGGGCTGGTACCGATCATGGGCGAGGGCGGGCATGTGACGCTGTCGCCGACCAACGATCGGGAAGAGGCGGTGACACGCGCCCTGCGCGATCGTTTCGGCCACGCCTCCGCAGAGCGGGCCTTGTCGGGGCCGGGGCTCGTCAACCTGTACCAGGCCTTGTGCGGGATCGATGGGGTCGATGCGTCTCTGCAGACGGCCGCTGAGGTCAGCGATGCGGCGGTCAACGGCAGCAACACGCAGGCGGTGGAGTCCCTCGCGCTCTTCCTGAGCATGCTGGGCACGGTGGCCGGCAACCTGGCGTTGTCACTGGGCGCGCTGGGCGGCGTTTACGTTGGCGGCGGCATCCTGCCGCGGCTCGGTGGCGAGCGCATCGCGCGCTCGGGCTTCCGTGCGGCCTTCGAGCAGAAGGGCCGCTACCGAGACTACCTGGCGTCGATCCCGGTGTACGTGATCGTGGCCAAGCAGTCGCCCGCGCTGGCCGGAGCCTCGCGGGCGCTGGACGAACTCTGA
- the rbfA gene encoding 30S ribosome-binding factor RbfA, which produces MRHKRSIPNRGFRIADQIQRDLSELIRELKDPRIGMVTLQAVEVSPDYAHAKVFFSVLVGDVAECEAALNEAAGFLRNGLFKRLQIHTVPTLHFQFDRTTERAAELSALIQQANSTRAKED; this is translated from the coding sequence ATGCGACACAAACGATCCATTCCCAACCGCGGTTTCCGCATCGCCGACCAGATCCAGCGCGATCTGTCGGAGCTGATCCGCGAGCTGAAGGACCCGCGCATCGGCATGGTCACGCTGCAGGCCGTGGAGGTGTCGCCCGACTATGCGCACGCCAAGGTGTTCTTCTCGGTGCTGGTGGGTGACGTGGCCGAGTGCGAAGCCGCGCTCAACGAGGCCGCGGGCTTCCTGCGCAACGGCCTCTTTAAGCGCCTGCAGATTCACACGGTGCCGACCTTGCATTTCCAGTTCGACCGCACCACCGAGCGTGCCGCCGAGCTCAGTGCGCTGATCCAGCAGGCCAATTCCACGCGGGCCAAAGAAGACTGA
- the truB gene encoding tRNA pseudouridine(55) synthase TruB yields MQAQRVRTPKRAVHGVLLLDKPLGLSSNDALQKAKRLYRAEKAGHTGTLDPLATGLLPLCFGAATKFSQVSLDADKRYTATLKLGETTTTADAEGEVTKTRDVAVTREQIDAACCRFTGVIQQVPPMHSALKHEGKALYEYARAGQEVEREARTVTIHSIDILDWQHDRLVIDVRCSKGTYIRTLAEDIGEALGCGAHLSALRRTGSGPLALTGAVTLEQLAAQTEAERDALLQPADTLLADCPLVRLNDEDAGRFLSGVRRRTPLADTRQVRVYGPQPQAFLGSGHIIAGELISTRLLSPLEVQGLLNTHPAQESFT; encoded by the coding sequence ATGCAAGCGCAACGCGTCCGCACGCCCAAGCGCGCCGTCCACGGCGTGCTGCTGCTCGACAAGCCGCTCGGCCTGTCGAGCAACGACGCGTTGCAGAAAGCCAAGCGCCTTTACCGCGCCGAGAAAGCGGGCCACACCGGCACGCTCGACCCGCTGGCCACCGGCCTGTTGCCGTTGTGCTTCGGGGCGGCCACCAAGTTCTCGCAGGTGAGCCTCGACGCCGACAAGCGCTACACCGCCACGCTGAAGCTGGGTGAAACCACGACGACGGCCGACGCTGAAGGCGAGGTCACGAAGACCCGCGACGTCGCGGTCACCCGTGAACAGATCGACGCCGCCTGCTGCCGTTTCACCGGCGTCATCCAGCAGGTGCCGCCGATGCACTCGGCGCTCAAGCACGAGGGCAAGGCCCTCTACGAATACGCCCGCGCCGGCCAGGAAGTCGAGCGCGAAGCCCGAACCGTCACGATTCACAGCATCGACATCCTCGACTGGCAGCATGACCGCCTTGTGATCGACGTCCGCTGCAGCAAGGGCACCTACATCCGCACGCTCGCTGAAGACATCGGCGAGGCGCTCGGCTGCGGCGCGCATTTGTCCGCATTGCGACGCACCGGCAGCGGCCCGCTGGCGCTCACGGGCGCCGTGACCCTGGAACAATTGGCGGCCCAGACCGAAGCCGAGCGCGACGCGCTGCTGCAACCCGCCGACACGCTCTTGGCCGATTGCCCGCTGGTGCGCCTGAACGACGAAGACGCCGGCCGATTTTTGAGCGGTGTGCGTCGCCGCACGCCGCTCGCCGACACCCGGCAGGTGCGTGTCTACGGCCCGCAGCCCCAGGCCTTCCTGGGCAGCGGCCACATCATCGCCGGTGAACTGATTTCAACGCGGCTCTTGAGTCCGCTGGAGGTGCAGGGCCTCCTCAACACCCATCCTGCGCAAGAGAGCTTCACATGA
- the rimP gene encoding ribosome maturation factor RimP codes for MNWQAVVESTVTGLGYELVDCERSAKGLLRVYIDRVVNDPAGEFIVVEDCEKVTRQLQHVLEVEGCAYERLEVSSPGLDRPLKKQADYERFVGQEIDLALKVAFKGRKHYKGTLEALPEGWRLVFLDGKTETALDFSLQEVKEARLVPQLDFKGRRFLPAAESDVGNPATADEVDGDHKQ; via the coding sequence TTGAACTGGCAAGCCGTTGTTGAAAGTACCGTGACCGGTCTCGGTTACGAGCTCGTGGACTGCGAACGCAGCGCCAAGGGGCTGCTGCGCGTCTACATCGATCGGGTGGTCAACGATCCCGCGGGTGAGTTCATCGTCGTCGAAGACTGCGAGAAGGTCACGCGCCAGTTGCAGCATGTGCTCGAGGTCGAGGGCTGTGCCTATGAGCGGCTGGAAGTGTCGTCGCCCGGCCTCGACCGGCCGCTGAAGAAGCAGGCCGACTACGAGCGTTTCGTGGGCCAGGAAATCGACCTGGCCTTGAAGGTCGCGTTCAAGGGCCGCAAGCACTACAAGGGCACGCTCGAAGCCCTGCCAGAAGGCTGGCGTCTGGTCTTCCTCGACGGCAAGACCGAGACCGCCCTGGATTTTTCGCTCCAAGAAGTAAAGGAGGCCCGCCTGGTGCCCCAACTGGACTTCAAGGGCCGGCGTTTCCTGCCGGCCGCTGAATCCGACGTGGGCAACCCGGCGACGGCTGATGAAGTAGACGGAGATCACAAGCAATGA
- the infB gene encoding translation initiation factor IF-2 has product MAVTTVAQLAAELNRSAAALLEQLQSAGVAKKSTEDALTESDKERLLDFLRTSHGTAGAERKKITLTRKSTSEIKQADASGKARTIQVEVRKKRTFVKRDEAAPEEPAAPVVSEEELARRQAEADAQAELLRRQEAELAEKRRLREEQEQREREAAEQRAREAAEAAAKAAAEAAEAAKATAAAGKAAPAPEPAPAPAPAAPAEPAKPALRVVKAADVVDEEKKRAEDLAKRRKAAEDEAMAIRAMMNAPKRVLQAKPPEPKPEATKEGIKGTIHKPTAAPGAAPAPGAAAKPGDKKSVKSEKLSSSWADDAAKKRGAVKGRSDAPAGASARPGWRAPRSGRRGDRGDSGQSTFVAPVEQQVQEVHVPETISVADLAHKMSVKASEVIKQMMKLGQMVTINQQLDQETAMILVEEMGHKAFAAKLDDPDAFLEEEAVEAQYEQLARAPVVTVMGHVDHGKTSLLDYIRRARVAAGEAGGITQHIGAYHVDTPRGMITFLDTPGHAAFTAMRARGAKATDIVILVVAADDGVMPQTKEAIHHAKAAGVPIVVAMNKIDKPEANPERVKSELVAEEVVPEEFGGDSPFVPVSAKTGQGIDALLEQVLLQAEVLELKAAKDAPAKGLVIEAQLDKGRGPVATVLVQSGTLKRGDVVLAGSTYGRVRAMLDENGKNATEAGPSLPVEIQGLTDVPQAGDEFMVLSDERRAREIATFRQGKYRDVKLAKQQAAKLENMFENMGEGQAQTLPLIIKADVQGSQEALAQSLLKLSTSEVKVQIVHAAVGGISESDINLAIASKAVLIGFNTRADAGARKLAEHNGVDIRYYNIIYDAVDDVKAAMTGMLAPEQREEVIGTAEIRTVFVASKIGTVAGSMVTAGVVRRNARFRLLRENVVVYTGEVESVRRIKDDVREVAAGFECGIKLKNYNDIKEGDQLEFFELKEVARTL; this is encoded by the coding sequence ATGGCTGTGACCACCGTTGCCCAGTTGGCCGCCGAGCTGAACCGCTCTGCCGCGGCGCTGCTCGAGCAGCTCCAATCGGCCGGCGTCGCCAAGAAATCGACCGAAGACGCGCTGACCGAATCCGACAAGGAGCGGTTGCTCGACTTCCTGCGCACCTCGCACGGCACGGCCGGCGCCGAGCGCAAGAAGATCACGCTCACCCGCAAGTCGACGAGCGAGATCAAGCAGGCCGATGCCAGCGGCAAGGCGCGCACCATCCAGGTCGAAGTGCGCAAGAAGCGCACCTTCGTCAAACGCGACGAGGCTGCTCCCGAGGAGCCGGCCGCACCCGTGGTGAGCGAGGAAGAACTTGCCCGCCGGCAGGCCGAGGCCGACGCCCAGGCCGAGCTGCTGCGCCGCCAGGAAGCCGAGCTTGCCGAAAAGCGCCGTCTGCGTGAAGAGCAGGAGCAGCGCGAGCGTGAAGCTGCTGAGCAGCGTGCCCGCGAGGCGGCCGAAGCGGCCGCCAAGGCTGCGGCCGAAGCGGCCGAGGCCGCCAAGGCGACTGCCGCCGCGGGCAAGGCGGCTCCGGCTCCCGAGCCTGCGCCAGCCCCGGCACCGGCCGCTCCGGCCGAGCCGGCCAAGCCCGCGCTGCGCGTGGTCAAGGCCGCCGACGTGGTGGACGAGGAAAAGAAGCGCGCAGAAGACCTCGCCAAGCGCCGCAAGGCCGCCGAGGACGAGGCGATGGCGATCCGCGCGATGATGAACGCGCCCAAGAGGGTGCTGCAGGCCAAGCCGCCGGAGCCGAAGCCTGAAGCGACCAAGGAAGGCATCAAGGGCACCATCCACAAGCCGACCGCAGCCCCTGGCGCGGCGCCGGCACCGGGTGCTGCCGCCAAGCCAGGCGACAAGAAGTCCGTCAAATCGGAAAAGCTCTCGTCCAGCTGGGCCGACGACGCCGCCAAGAAGCGTGGCGCAGTCAAGGGTCGCAGCGATGCACCGGCTGGTGCCAGCGCCCGCCCGGGCTGGCGCGCACCGCGCAGCGGCCGTCGCGGCGACCGGGGTGATTCCGGCCAGTCGACCTTCGTCGCGCCGGTCGAGCAGCAGGTGCAGGAAGTGCACGTGCCCGAGACCATCAGCGTGGCCGACCTGGCCCACAAGATGTCGGTCAAGGCGTCCGAGGTTATCAAGCAGATGATGAAGCTGGGCCAGATGGTCACCATCAACCAGCAGCTCGACCAGGAGACGGCCATGATCCTCGTGGAGGAAATGGGCCACAAGGCGTTTGCCGCCAAGCTCGATGACCCCGACGCCTTCCTGGAAGAGGAAGCGGTCGAGGCGCAATACGAGCAGCTGGCGCGCGCGCCGGTGGTGACCGTCATGGGCCACGTCGACCATGGCAAGACCTCGCTGCTCGACTACATCCGCCGTGCCCGTGTCGCCGCAGGCGAAGCGGGTGGTATCACGCAGCACATCGGCGCGTACCACGTCGACACGCCGCGCGGCATGATCACCTTCCTCGACACCCCGGGCCACGCGGCGTTCACCGCCATGCGTGCCCGTGGCGCCAAGGCCACCGACATCGTCATCCTGGTGGTGGCAGCCGACGACGGCGTGATGCCGCAGACGAAGGAAGCCATCCACCATGCCAAGGCGGCGGGCGTGCCCATCGTCGTGGCCATGAACAAGATCGACAAGCCCGAAGCCAACCCAGAGCGCGTGAAGAGCGAGCTCGTGGCCGAAGAGGTGGTGCCGGAAGAGTTCGGTGGTGATTCGCCTTTCGTGCCCGTGTCGGCCAAGACCGGCCAGGGCATCGACGCTCTGCTCGAGCAGGTGCTGCTGCAAGCCGAAGTGCTCGAACTCAAGGCGGCCAAGGACGCCCCGGCCAAGGGCCTCGTCATCGAAGCCCAGCTCGACAAGGGCCGCGGCCCGGTGGCCACCGTGCTGGTGCAGTCGGGCACGCTCAAGCGTGGCGACGTGGTGCTGGCTGGTTCGACCTACGGCCGCGTGCGCGCCATGCTGGACGAAAACGGCAAGAACGCGACCGAAGCCGGTCCGTCGCTGCCGGTCGAGATCCAGGGCCTGACCGACGTGCCGCAAGCGGGTGACGAGTTCATGGTGCTGAGCGACGAGCGCCGTGCGCGCGAAATCGCGACCTTCCGCCAGGGCAAGTACCGCGACGTCAAGCTCGCCAAGCAGCAGGCCGCCAAGCTCGAGAACATGTTCGAGAACATGGGCGAAGGCCAGGCGCAGACCCTGCCGCTCATCATCAAGGCCGACGTGCAGGGCTCGCAGGAAGCACTGGCGCAGTCGCTGCTCAAGCTGTCGACCAGCGAGGTCAAGGTGCAGATCGTGCACGCCGCCGTGGGTGGCATCAGCGAGTCCGACATCAACCTCGCGATCGCTTCGAAGGCGGTGCTCATCGGCTTCAACACACGTGCCGATGCCGGCGCGCGCAAGCTGGCCGAGCACAACGGTGTCGACATCCGCTACTACAACATCATCTACGACGCCGTGGACGACGTGAAGGCAGCGATGACCGGCATGCTGGCCCCTGAGCAGCGCGAAGAAGTCATCGGCACGGCCGAGATCCGCACGGTGTTCGTGGCCTCCAAGATCGGCACGGTGGCGGGCTCGATGGTCACGGCTGGTGTGGTGCGCCGCAACGCGCGCTTCCGCCTGCTGCGCGAGAACGTGGTGGTCTACACAGGCGAAGTCGAATCGGTGCGCCGCATCAAGGACGACGTGCGTGAGGTGGCGGCTGGGTTTGAGTGCGGTATCAAGCTCAAGAACTACAACGACATCAAGGAAGGCGACCAGCTCGAGTTCTTCGAGTTGAAAGAGGTTGCCCGAACGCTATAA
- the fabI gene encoding enoyl-ACP reductase FabI, with the protein MGFLAGKRFLITGVLNNRSIAFGIARACHREGAELAFSYVGDRFKERVTEYAAEFGSKLVFDCDVGNDEQIESTFKGLADAWGQYDGFVHSIGFAPREAIAGNFLDGLSRENYRIAHDISAYSFPAMAKAALPHLRPGAALLTLTYLGAVRYVPNYNTMGLAKASLESSVRYLAQALGDKGIRVNGISAGPIKTLAASGIKDFGKLQAEFAAAAPIRRNITIDDVGNAAAFLLSDLAAGISAEITYVDGGFSQVMGGGEG; encoded by the coding sequence ATGGGATTCCTGGCCGGCAAACGTTTCTTGATCACCGGAGTGCTCAACAACCGCTCCATCGCCTTTGGGATCGCCCGCGCCTGCCACCGCGAAGGTGCCGAGCTGGCCTTCAGCTACGTCGGCGATCGTTTCAAGGAGCGCGTGACCGAGTACGCCGCCGAATTCGGCTCAAAGCTGGTGTTCGACTGCGACGTGGGCAACGACGAGCAGATCGAGTCGACGTTCAAGGGGCTCGCCGACGCATGGGGCCAGTACGACGGCTTCGTGCACTCCATCGGCTTCGCCCCGCGTGAAGCCATCGCCGGCAACTTCCTCGACGGCCTCTCCCGCGAGAACTACCGCATCGCCCACGACATCTCGGCCTACAGTTTCCCGGCGATGGCAAAGGCCGCCCTGCCGCACCTGCGCCCCGGAGCCGCCTTGCTGACGCTCACCTACCTCGGCGCCGTGCGCTACGTGCCCAACTACAACACCATGGGCCTGGCCAAGGCGTCGCTCGAGTCGAGCGTGCGCTACCTCGCGCAGGCGCTCGGCGACAAAGGCATCCGGGTCAACGGCATCTCGGCCGGCCCGATCAAGACGCTCGCCGCTTCGGGCATCAAGGACTTCGGCAAGCTGCAAGCCGAGTTCGCCGCTGCGGCGCCGATCCGCCGCAACATCACGATCGACGACGTGGGCAACGCAGCCGCTTTCCTGCTGTCGGACCTGGCCGCCGGCATCAGCGCCGAAATCACCTATGTCGACGGTGGGTTCAGCCAGGTGATGGGCGGCGGCGAAGGCTGA